The following are encoded together in the Acidobacteriota bacterium genome:
- a CDS encoding cytochrome P450, whose translation MRFAEQLLLLLHSQDTGYFVPIPEWRMSCALAGAVLMDLAMENRIDSDLETLTVVDTTPTGDSLLDPSLEDLACEEKVHPPQYWVERLARRGDQISDDAIERLVRKGIFESDDGGFWTLSKKVTRTGRYPLVDGWAGEEIKGRIFRTLLDKEFPDPRDIVIIGLVHYCDGFKAMMEPEEYEAAEELIELYSKMDLIGRAIGPAVRSSYRPPASMRASRRRRAMPTVGLRDALTSKSFRAWNLPRFFAETAQELGPVFEMRFPGRRLVVLAGVEINRWMAKKGRLHLRTRDYLEDFQQEWGTARSIASMDGADHFRMRRVVRAGNSRSVVEDRLDELLALCRGSFRSWGVGKVLPGEMTCQRLAGAQIARLSVSFDPPLDLLDDLLHFEYRALLVHGHGLLPRFTLRTPYMKRCKRRVLELYAMIHATHTEAQRAGKRRDLVDDLMELHHADPQFLPETDLGFAFIAPIIAGHYTGSAVAFSIYELLRHPEYREQIVAEADAMFAGGDPTAADVTPEATDAARRFVMEVLRLHEVVPVHMRTAMNSFEIVGIEVPAYSTVLVSFSAPHHMKNHYAEPEKFDIDRYLEPRSEHRQAGVYAPFGVGTHTCGGASWTRLQMVMNVLMLVHYLDLEMVPRDYRLKRNPLPKNSVNRKFRFRVTGHRHPLERGQ comes from the coding sequence TGGAAACGCTGACCGTCGTCGATACGACGCCCACTGGTGACAGCCTGCTGGATCCCTCGCTTGAGGATCTTGCCTGCGAGGAGAAGGTCCATCCACCGCAGTACTGGGTGGAGCGGCTTGCCCGGCGGGGCGACCAGATCAGCGACGACGCGATCGAGAGGCTGGTCCGGAAAGGCATCTTCGAATCCGACGACGGCGGTTTCTGGACCCTGTCGAAGAAAGTGACCCGCACTGGCCGCTATCCGCTCGTCGACGGCTGGGCGGGCGAGGAGATCAAGGGACGCATCTTCCGCACCCTGCTGGACAAGGAGTTCCCGGACCCCAGAGACATCGTGATCATCGGCCTCGTGCACTACTGCGACGGCTTCAAGGCCATGATGGAGCCGGAGGAGTACGAGGCCGCCGAAGAACTCATCGAGCTCTACAGCAAGATGGATCTGATCGGCAGGGCGATCGGCCCTGCCGTGCGCAGCTCCTATCGCCCGCCGGCCAGCATGCGGGCGTCGCGGCGGCGGCGGGCCATGCCGACCGTGGGGCTCCGCGACGCGCTCACCTCGAAGTCGTTCCGTGCCTGGAACCTGCCCAGGTTCTTCGCGGAGACGGCCCAGGAGTTGGGCCCGGTCTTCGAGATGAGGTTCCCGGGCAGGCGACTGGTCGTGCTTGCCGGTGTGGAGATCAACAGGTGGATGGCCAAGAAGGGCCGCCTTCATCTCCGGACGCGCGACTATCTCGAGGACTTCCAGCAGGAGTGGGGAACGGCGCGCTCGATCGCCAGCATGGACGGGGCGGACCACTTCCGCATGCGCAGGGTGGTGCGGGCGGGCAATTCCCGAAGTGTCGTCGAGGACCGGCTCGACGAGCTGCTTGCGCTTTGCCGGGGCTCGTTCAGGAGTTGGGGAGTGGGCAAGGTGCTCCCCGGCGAGATGACCTGCCAGCGTCTGGCCGGCGCGCAGATCGCGCGGCTCAGCGTGAGCTTCGATCCCCCGCTCGACCTTCTCGACGATCTACTGCACTTCGAGTATCGGGCGCTGCTGGTTCACGGGCACGGCCTGCTACCAAGGTTCACGCTACGCACGCCGTACATGAAGCGTTGCAAGCGGCGGGTGCTGGAACTGTACGCCATGATCCACGCTACCCACACCGAGGCGCAGCGGGCCGGCAAGCGACGAGACCTCGTCGACGACCTGATGGAGCTGCACCACGCGGACCCGCAGTTCCTGCCGGAGACCGACCTGGGGTTCGCATTCATCGCTCCGATCATCGCCGGTCACTACACGGGAAGCGCGGTTGCTTTCTCCATCTACGAACTGCTGCGCCATCCCGAGTACCGGGAGCAAATCGTCGCCGAAGCCGACGCGATGTTCGCGGGCGGAGACCCGACCGCGGCGGACGTGACTCCGGAAGCGACCGATGCGGCGCGCCGCTTTGTCATGGAGGTACTGCGGCTCCACGAGGTCGTTCCGGTCCATATGCGAACGGCCATGAATTCCTTCGAGATCGTGGGCATCGAAGTGCCGGCCTACAGCACGGTGTTGGTGTCATTCTCCGCGCCGCACCACATGAAGAACCACTACGCCGAGCCCGAGAAGTTCGACATCGATCGGTATCTGGAGCCGCGCAGCGAACATCGCCAGGCCGGGGTCTACGCACCGTTCGGCGTGGGGACGCATACTTGTGGTGGAGCGAGTTGGACGCGGCTGCAGATGGTGATGAACGTCTTGATGCTCGTCCACTACCTGGACCTGGAGATGGTCCCCCGGGACTACCGGTTGAAGCGGAACCCGCTACCCAAGAACAGCGTCAACCGGAAGTTCAGGTTCCGGGTCACCGGACATCGGCATCCGCTCGAACGAGGCCAGTAG